In Cedecea neteri, a single genomic region encodes these proteins:
- a CDS encoding VOC family protein: MKTQKRALGCVAIVVDDYDKAIEYYTQKLGFTLVEDTPQEGKRWVVVTPNPESDCHLLLAKATNERQQAAIGDQCGGRVFLFLHTDDFWRDHAMMTANGVHFCEVPREEEYGTVAVFEDLYGNRWDLLQHN; the protein is encoded by the coding sequence TTGAAAACGCAAAAACGGGCGCTGGGCTGCGTGGCTATCGTCGTGGATGATTACGACAAAGCGATTGAATACTACACCCAAAAACTGGGCTTCACGCTTGTGGAGGACACGCCTCAAGAGGGAAAACGCTGGGTAGTCGTCACGCCAAACCCGGAAAGTGACTGCCACCTGCTGTTGGCCAAAGCCACCAACGAACGCCAGCAGGCCGCTATTGGCGATCAGTGCGGCGGCAGGGTTTTCCTTTTCCTTCATACCGATGATTTTTGGCGCGATCACGCCATGATGACGGCCAACGGCGTGCATTTCTGCGAAGTTCCACGAGAGGAAGAGTACGGCACGGTTGCGGTCTTCGAGGATCTCTACGGCAACCGCTGGGATCTGCTCCAGCACAACTAA
- the pheP gene encoding phenylalanine transporter yields MKNTSVASEPQGKSAGPEDGHQLQRGLQNRHIQLIALGGAIGTGLFLGIGPAIQMAGPAVLLGYGVAGIIAFLIMRQLGEMVVEEPVSGSFSHFAYKYWGPFAGFLSGWNYWVMFVLVGMAELTAGGIYMQYWFPEVPTWTWVALFFVVINAANLVNVRLYGEMEFWFALIKVLAIVGMIGFGIWLLASGHGGERAGVSNLWQHGGFLATGWHGLILSLAVIMFSFGGLELIGITAAEARSPHTTIPKAVNQVVYRILLFYIGSLVVLLSLYPWLEIKSNSSPFVMIFHDLNSNVVASALNFVILVASLSVYNSGVYSNSRMLFGLSVQRNAPKFLAKVSRGGVPINSLLLSGAITSLVVVLNYVLPHDAFGLLMALVVATLLLNWIMISLAHIKFRRAMRRQGHETRFKALLYPFGNYLCIAFMMMVLGLMCTIDGMRVSAMLLPAWILCLFIAFKLLRRKA; encoded by the coding sequence GTGAAAAACACGTCAGTCGCCTCTGAGCCACAGGGCAAGAGTGCGGGGCCGGAGGATGGCCATCAATTACAGCGCGGCTTGCAGAATCGCCACATTCAGCTGATTGCGCTGGGCGGCGCGATCGGTACCGGACTCTTTCTCGGCATTGGCCCGGCTATCCAAATGGCGGGGCCTGCCGTCCTGCTGGGCTACGGCGTGGCGGGGATCATTGCATTTCTGATCATGCGTCAGCTCGGTGAGATGGTGGTTGAAGAGCCGGTTTCCGGTTCGTTTTCCCATTTTGCCTATAAATATTGGGGGCCGTTTGCTGGCTTCCTGTCCGGCTGGAACTACTGGGTGATGTTCGTGCTGGTCGGCATGGCGGAGCTGACCGCCGGCGGCATTTATATGCAGTACTGGTTCCCCGAGGTGCCGACCTGGACCTGGGTGGCGCTGTTCTTCGTGGTGATTAACGCCGCGAACCTCGTGAACGTGCGCCTCTACGGCGAAATGGAGTTCTGGTTTGCGCTGATCAAGGTGCTGGCAATTGTCGGCATGATTGGCTTCGGCATCTGGCTGCTGGCTTCCGGCCACGGCGGCGAGCGCGCGGGTGTCAGCAACCTCTGGCAGCACGGCGGCTTCCTCGCCACGGGCTGGCACGGGCTGATTTTGTCCCTCGCGGTGATCATGTTCTCGTTCGGCGGGCTGGAGCTTATCGGCATTACGGCTGCCGAGGCGCGTTCTCCGCACACCACCATTCCTAAGGCGGTAAACCAGGTGGTGTATCGCATTCTGCTGTTTTATATCGGCTCGCTGGTGGTGCTGCTTTCGCTCTACCCGTGGCTGGAGATCAAGTCCAACAGCAGCCCGTTTGTGATGATTTTCCACGATCTGAACAGCAATGTGGTCGCCTCGGCGCTTAACTTCGTGATTCTGGTGGCTTCGCTGTCGGTTTATAACAGCGGCGTGTATTCCAATAGCCGCATGCTGTTCGGCCTCTCCGTGCAGCGCAATGCGCCAAAATTCCTGGCGAAGGTCAGCCGTGGCGGCGTGCCGATCAATTCACTGCTGCTGTCTGGCGCGATCACTTCCCTGGTGGTCGTTTTAAACTACGTGCTGCCGCATGACGCCTTTGGCCTGCTGATGGCGCTGGTGGTGGCGACGCTGCTGCTGAACTGGATCATGATCTCGCTGGCGCACATCAAGTTCCGCCGCGCGATGCGCCGTCAGGGGCATGAAACCCGCTTTAAGGCGCTGCTTTACCCGTTCGGCAACTACCTGTGCATCGCCTTTATGATGATGGTGTTGGGGCTGATGTGCACCATCGACGGGATGCGCGTGTCTGCCATGCTGTTGCCGGCCTGGATATTGTGCCTCTTTATTGCCTTTAAGCTGCTGCGTCGTAAAGCATAA
- a CDS encoding EamA family transporter produces MSISRKGMLYVLFAAVLWGSSGVCAQYIMEQSHISSASLTMLRLLFSGLILLMLSFMHGDKIFAVFKQRDDLISLLIFTLCGALTVQLTFLLTIEQSNAATATVLQFLSPTIIVAWFAFVRKKRSGKLVYAAIGTSLIGTFVLVTHGNPASITISGSALFWGIASAFAAAFYTTYPSKLIARYGTLPVVGWSMLLGGAALLPFYASQIGSFTATGGTLLAFFYLVIVGTAITFSLYLTGAQMIGGPKASILSCAEPLSSALLSVLLLGISFTLPDWLGSLLIISSVVLISLDSRGKLHSH; encoded by the coding sequence ATGAGCATTAGTCGGAAAGGGATGCTGTATGTGTTGTTTGCGGCGGTGCTGTGGGGAAGCTCCGGGGTTTGTGCACAGTACATTATGGAGCAGAGCCATATTTCCTCTGCGTCGCTGACTATGCTGCGGCTGCTGTTCTCCGGCCTGATTCTGCTGATGCTGTCGTTTATGCACGGAGACAAAATCTTCGCCGTGTTTAAACAGCGTGACGACCTGATTTCCCTGCTGATTTTTACCCTCTGCGGCGCGTTGACGGTGCAGCTAACCTTCCTGCTGACCATCGAACAGTCCAACGCCGCGACAGCGACGGTGCTGCAATTCCTTTCGCCGACCATTATCGTGGCCTGGTTTGCCTTTGTGCGGAAAAAGCGTTCCGGCAAACTGGTCTATGCCGCGATTGGCACCTCGTTAATCGGGACGTTTGTGCTGGTGACCCACGGCAACCCGGCATCGATTACGATTTCCGGCAGCGCGTTGTTCTGGGGGATCGCTTCCGCGTTTGCCGCTGCGTTCTACACGACTTATCCCTCGAAGCTGATTGCGCGCTACGGCACGTTGCCCGTTGTGGGGTGGAGTATGCTGCTGGGCGGCGCGGCGCTGCTGCCGTTTTACGCCAGCCAAATCGGCAGTTTCACCGCCACCGGCGGCACCCTGCTGGCCTTCTTCTACCTGGTGATAGTCGGCACGGCGATCACTTTCAGTCTCTACCTGACCGGGGCGCAAATGATTGGCGGGCCAAAGGCCAGCATTCTGAGTTGCGCGGAGCCTTTAAGCAGCGCATTGCTGTCGGTGCTGCTGCTGGGCATTAGCTTTACACTGCCGGACTGGCTGGGGTCGCTGTTGATTATCTCTTCGGTGGTACTTATCTCTCTGGATTCCCGGGGCAAGCTGCATTCACACTAA
- a CDS encoding sensor domain-containing diguanylate cyclase: MIDNLIERISSALDAEYTLEGLVRQLLEMLELVTNMESTYLTRIDAEGSQQHIVFSRNTRAMNIPEGLSVPWEDTLCKRALDEGRRYTCDVASVWGDSEAAKALGIVTYVSTPVTLADGSLYGTLCAASSEQRVLTDHSEQVLQLFSQLIAQQIQNEQLMKKLQQANVALTTASYTDELTGLPNRRAVFDQLPRLFSRAKDDARYVLVAFADLDGFKQINDMHGHETGDDFLCAIGQRLKEGVRGDEVLGRLGGDEFIVAGAGPTEYSEALRATGAFRARLSELLSGEYQLKSCVIDYAGPSIGAIAVNPATTTPDDALREADTLMYVDKKRRKNGAAVS; the protein is encoded by the coding sequence ATGATTGATAATCTAATTGAGCGTATATCTTCCGCCTTAGACGCCGAATACACTCTGGAAGGTTTGGTCAGACAGCTGCTGGAAATGCTGGAGCTGGTGACCAATATGGAATCCACCTACCTGACCCGCATCGACGCGGAGGGCAGCCAGCAGCATATTGTGTTCTCCCGCAATACCAGGGCGATGAATATCCCGGAAGGGCTCTCCGTCCCCTGGGAAGATACGCTGTGCAAACGTGCTTTAGACGAAGGCCGCCGCTATACCTGCGATGTCGCAAGCGTATGGGGTGACTCTGAAGCGGCAAAGGCGCTGGGGATTGTGACCTATGTGAGCACGCCGGTCACCCTTGCCGATGGTTCGCTCTATGGCACGCTCTGCGCGGCCAGCTCCGAGCAGCGCGTGCTGACCGATCATAGCGAACAGGTCTTACAGCTGTTTTCTCAGCTCATTGCCCAGCAGATCCAAAATGAGCAACTGATGAAGAAGCTGCAGCAGGCCAACGTGGCGCTGACAACCGCCAGCTATACCGATGAATTAACCGGGTTGCCTAACCGCCGCGCGGTTTTCGATCAGCTGCCTCGTCTGTTCTCCCGCGCCAAAGATGACGCCCGCTACGTGCTGGTGGCCTTTGCCGATTTGGACGGTTTTAAGCAAATAAACGACATGCACGGTCATGAAACCGGAGATGATTTCCTTTGCGCCATCGGCCAGCGGCTGAAAGAGGGCGTGAGAGGCGATGAAGTGTTAGGGCGACTGGGCGGCGATGAGTTTATCGTTGCCGGGGCGGGGCCAACGGAATACAGCGAAGCCCTGCGAGCGACCGGTGCTTTTCGCGCCAGGCTGTCAGAGCTGCTGAGCGGAGAGTATCAGCTTAAGTCCTGCGTGATTGACTATGCGGGGCCGAGCATCGGAGCTATCGCCGTTAACCCCGCGACGACCACGCCGGACGACGCGCTGCGTGAGGCGGACACCCTTATGTATGTGGATAAGAAGCGCCGTAAAAATGGCGCGGCGGTCAGCTAA
- the ampH gene encoding D-alanyl-D-alanine-carboxypeptidase/endopeptidase AmpH, with the protein MKTRLPRLLLLAAALLPSLGFAQPSPAPEFAADVVDRYANHIYYGSGATGMAIVVIDGNQRVFRSFGDTRPGNNVRPQLDSVIRIASLTKLMTSEMLVKMLDQGKVQLNDPLSKYAPPGARVPTFNGQPITLINLATHTSSLPREQPGGAAHRTVFTWPTRDQRWNWLSQATLKAAPGTVAAYSNLAFDLLADALSRATGRPYADLFDEQIARPLGMKDTTFTPSPDQCKRLMVAEKGASPCDNTLAAVGSGGVYSTPGDMMRWMQQFLSSDFHHRGNQADRMQTLIYQRSQLHKVIGMDVPGKADALGMGWVWMSPKEGRPGIIQKTGGGGGFITYMAMVPQNNVGVFVVVTRSPLTRFVNMSDGVNDLVTELSGNKAVVTPAS; encoded by the coding sequence TTGAAAACTCGTCTTCCTCGTCTTCTTTTGCTGGCCGCTGCGCTGCTGCCGTCACTCGGTTTTGCGCAACCGTCTCCGGCGCCTGAATTTGCCGCCGACGTTGTCGATCGCTACGCCAACCATATTTATTACGGCAGCGGCGCAACCGGCATGGCCATCGTGGTTATCGACGGTAACCAGCGGGTATTTCGCAGCTTCGGCGACACCAGACCGGGCAATAACGTTCGCCCACAGCTGGATTCGGTGATCCGCATTGCCTCACTAACGAAGCTGATGACCAGCGAAATGCTGGTAAAAATGCTCGATCAGGGCAAAGTCCAGCTCAACGATCCGCTCAGCAAATATGCGCCTCCCGGCGCGCGGGTGCCGACCTTTAACGGCCAGCCGATTACGCTGATTAACCTGGCCACTCACACCAGCTCCCTGCCGCGCGAACAGCCCGGCGGCGCAGCGCACCGCACGGTGTTTACCTGGCCGACGCGGGATCAGCGTTGGAACTGGCTCTCGCAGGCCACGCTGAAAGCCGCCCCGGGCACCGTGGCCGCTTATTCAAACCTGGCGTTTGACCTGCTGGCCGATGCCCTGTCCCGCGCAACAGGCAGGCCTTATGCCGACCTGTTCGATGAGCAAATCGCCCGCCCGCTGGGCATGAAAGACACCACCTTTACCCCTTCGCCAGACCAGTGCAAGCGCCTGATGGTCGCCGAGAAAGGTGCCAGCCCTTGTGATAACACGCTGGCGGCGGTGGGCAGCGGCGGCGTTTACTCTACGCCAGGTGACATGATGCGCTGGATGCAGCAGTTCCTCTCTTCCGACTTCCATCATCGCGGTAATCAGGCGGACAGAATGCAAACCCTGATTTATCAGCGCAGCCAGCTGCATAAGGTCATTGGCATGGACGTACCGGGGAAAGCTGACGCGCTGGGCATGGGCTGGGTCTGGATGTCACCGAAAGAAGGCCGACCGGGCATTATTCAGAAAACCGGCGGCGGCGGCGGCTTTATCACCTACATGGCGATGGTGCCGCAGAATAACGTGGGCGTTTTTGTGGTGGTCACACGCTCGCCGCTGACCCGCTTCGTCAACATGAGCGACGGCGTGAACGATCTGGTGACGGAACTCAGCGGCAATAAGGCTGTAGTAACACCGGCATCCTGA
- the lpxP gene encoding kdo(2)-lipid IV(A) palmitoleoyltransferase, with protein MSTKPLFYKCLLHPRYWFTWFGLGVLWLWVQLPYPVLMKMGDLIGRFSMRFLKRRVTIARQNLRLCFPHYTEAQVEMIVQKNFGSLGMGLIETGMAWFWSDERVRKWFEVRGLEHINAACDKGKGVMVIGVHFMSLELGGRVMGLCRPMMAMYRPHNNKVMEYVQTRGRSRSNKAMLDRRNLKGMVKALKSGEAVWFAPDQDYGPKGSSFAPFFAVQQAATTNGTFTIARLAKPAILTTVLIRKPCGTGYQLVIEPEFCDYPGEDEQAAAAYMNRKIEHEIMRAPEQYLWLHRRFKTRPFGHAGLYTI; from the coding sequence ATGTCTACTAAACCGCTGTTTTATAAATGCCTCTTGCATCCTCGCTATTGGTTTACCTGGTTTGGGCTGGGTGTGCTTTGGCTATGGGTGCAGCTCCCGTATCCGGTGTTGATGAAAATGGGCGACCTGATTGGTCGTTTCTCCATGCGTTTTCTCAAGCGTCGGGTCACTATTGCCCGCCAGAATCTTCGCCTTTGCTTCCCGCATTACACTGAGGCGCAGGTCGAGATGATCGTTCAGAAAAACTTTGGCTCGCTCGGCATGGGCTTGATTGAAACCGGCATGGCCTGGTTCTGGTCTGATGAACGTGTACGCAAGTGGTTTGAGGTTCGCGGCCTGGAGCACATCAACGCCGCCTGCGACAAAGGCAAAGGCGTGATGGTTATCGGCGTGCATTTTATGTCGCTGGAACTGGGCGGGCGCGTAATGGGCCTGTGTCGCCCCATGATGGCGATGTACCGGCCACACAACAACAAAGTTATGGAATACGTGCAAACCCGGGGGCGGTCGCGCTCCAACAAAGCGATGCTCGACAGGCGCAACCTGAAGGGGATGGTGAAAGCGCTGAAATCCGGTGAGGCGGTGTGGTTTGCCCCGGATCAGGACTATGGTCCGAAAGGCAGTTCTTTTGCGCCTTTCTTTGCTGTTCAGCAGGCCGCGACAACCAACGGCACCTTTACTATTGCTCGCCTGGCAAAACCCGCCATTCTGACCACGGTTTTGATCCGCAAACCCTGCGGGACTGGTTATCAGCTGGTCATTGAGCCGGAGTTTTGTGATTATCCGGGCGAAGATGAGCAGGCTGCCGCAGCCTATATGAATCGTAAGATTGAGCACGAAATTATGCGCGCGCCGGAGCAGTATCTGTGGCTGCACCGTCGTTTTAAAACCCGGCCTTTTGGCCACGCCGGGCTCTACACGATTTAA
- a CDS encoding cysteine hydrolase family protein, whose amino-acid sequence MPAARVVMVIDMQNGVLESPRRAREQTAARINQLIDAAEKVIFIQHHEAELQPGSEAFDIIPELHRPEHALYVTKTACDAFYRTTLDSLLKQDGIDELVVCGCATDYCVDTTVKNGVSRGYAMTVASDAHTTADRASVSAEALINHHNEVWANLSIPGNTLAVKTTAAILDGWR is encoded by the coding sequence ATGCCTGCAGCCCGCGTTGTGATGGTTATCGATATGCAAAACGGCGTTTTAGAGTCGCCCCGCCGTGCCCGTGAACAAACCGCCGCCAGAATTAATCAGCTTATTGATGCCGCAGAAAAAGTGATTTTTATTCAACATCACGAGGCAGAGCTTCAGCCAGGTAGTGAAGCGTTCGACATTATTCCCGAACTGCATCGCCCGGAACATGCGCTGTATGTGACCAAAACCGCCTGTGATGCTTTCTACCGCACGACGCTGGATTCGTTGTTAAAACAGGATGGAATTGATGAGCTGGTGGTATGTGGCTGCGCCACGGATTACTGCGTGGATACCACGGTCAAAAACGGTGTCAGCCGGGGCTATGCGATGACGGTTGCCAGCGACGCCCATACCACGGCGGACCGTGCATCGGTGAGCGCCGAAGCGCTGATTAATCACCACAACGAGGTTTGGGCCAATCTGTCGATTCCGGGCAATACGCTGGCGGTAAAAACGACGGCGGCTATTCTCGACGGCTGGCGCTAA
- the sbmA gene encoding peptide antibiotic transporter SbmA: MFKSFFPSPKLFFLSAAIWGLLAVIFWQAGGGLWLENLAGASQQLPIGATRLWAVKSLVFYAFYAVCVGLFAGAWFIFSPHPWQRWSILGSSLIVFVTWFLVEVGVAINAWYNPFYSLIQTALSAPNKVSVGQFYSEAGAFLGLALISVTVGVMNLFFISHYVFRWRTAMNDYYMEHWQKLRHIEGAAQRVQEDTMRFASTLEDMGVSLLQSVMTLIAFLPILVTLSPYVKDIPIVGNIPYGLVIAAIIWSIIGTGLLALVGIKLPGLQFNNQRVEAAYRKELVYGEDDASRATPPTVKALYEDVRYNYFRLYFHYTYFNIARILYLQLDALFGMFLLFPTISAGAITFGIMQQILNAFGQVRGSFQYLISSWTTLVELMSIYKRLRSFERTLQDEPVPGTEEAV; this comes from the coding sequence ATGTTCAAATCTTTCTTCCCGTCGCCGAAGCTGTTTTTTCTTTCAGCGGCAATATGGGGACTACTCGCAGTTATATTCTGGCAGGCCGGTGGCGGCCTGTGGTTAGAGAATCTTGCAGGCGCCAGCCAGCAATTACCCATTGGGGCGACACGCTTATGGGCAGTTAAGTCTCTTGTTTTTTATGCTTTTTATGCCGTTTGTGTTGGCCTGTTTGCCGGTGCCTGGTTTATTTTTAGCCCCCATCCCTGGCAGCGCTGGTCGATTCTCGGTTCCTCGCTGATCGTTTTTGTCACCTGGTTTTTAGTCGAAGTCGGGGTGGCGATAAATGCCTGGTACAATCCGTTTTACAGTTTGATCCAAACGGCACTTAGCGCACCCAATAAAGTGTCTGTTGGCCAGTTTTATAGCGAAGCTGGGGCATTCCTTGGCCTTGCGTTAATCTCGGTGACGGTGGGGGTTATGAATCTGTTCTTCATTAGCCACTATGTCTTCCGCTGGCGCACCGCGATGAATGACTACTATATGGAACACTGGCAGAAGCTGCGTCATATCGAAGGGGCTGCTCAGCGTGTGCAGGAAGACACCATGCGCTTTGCCTCTACTCTGGAAGATATGGGAGTGAGCTTGTTGCAGTCAGTCATGACGTTAATCGCATTCCTGCCGATACTGGTGACGCTGTCTCCGTATGTTAAAGATATCCCTATCGTGGGCAATATCCCTTATGGTCTGGTGATTGCGGCAATTATCTGGTCAATAATTGGCACCGGGCTGCTGGCGCTGGTGGGTATTAAGCTGCCGGGTTTACAGTTTAATAATCAGCGCGTTGAGGCGGCTTACCGTAAAGAATTGGTTTATGGTGAGGATGATGCTTCTCGCGCGACGCCGCCGACGGTGAAAGCGTTGTACGAAGATGTTCGCTATAACTATTTCCGTCTCTACTTCCATTACACCTATTTCAATATCGCCCGTATTCTCTATCTGCAATTGGATGCATTATTCGGTATGTTTCTGCTGTTCCCGACGATTTCTGCGGGGGCTATTACCTTCGGTATCATGCAACAGATTCTGAATGCTTTTGGCCAGGTGCGCGGCTCGTTCCAGTATTTGATCAGCTCCTGGACCACGCTGGTTGAATTGATGTCTATCTACAAACGTCTGCGCAGCTTCGAGCGTACGCTGCAGGATGAGCCGGTGCCGGGCACCGAAGAAGCCGTCTGA
- a CDS encoding DHA2 family efflux MFS transporter permease subunit, protein MQDKAAFTPPSLLLATIALSLATFMQVLDSTIANVALPTIAGNLGVSADQGTWVITSFAVCNAIALPLTGWFTRRFGQLKLFVGSVALFTLTSFLCGFAHSMTELIIFRALQGFFAGPMFPMCQTLLLIIFPSSKRSMALALLSMVTVVAPIVGPITGGWITDNYSWPWIFYINVPIGIFAAIVVWTQLREREETTTIAPIDYIGIALLVLGVGLLQVVLDKGNDLDWFASPEIITMSVISAVSLVSFVIWELGERHPIVNLRLFADRNFAIGTLSLTLGYAAFFAINIILPQWLQTQMGYTAIWAGLAAAPMGVLPLLLTPIVGRYANKVDMRLLATLSFLTMGASCLMRAQFNTNVDFRTIAEVQLFMGIGVAFFFMPITTIVLSNLHGVEVAEGSGLATFFRVLGGSFASSLTTWIWSRREVYHHANLTESVSAYNPSAVDYLHKMGGATQQHLAVVDKTIEQQAYMMSTIDYFWLLGWGFMALIVVIWFARPPFVRAGAPGAPSAGH, encoded by the coding sequence ATGCAAGATAAGGCGGCGTTTACGCCTCCCAGCCTGCTGCTGGCGACTATCGCGCTGTCGCTGGCGACGTTTATGCAGGTGCTGGATTCCACCATCGCTAACGTGGCGCTGCCGACGATCGCCGGTAACCTCGGCGTCAGCGCCGACCAGGGCACCTGGGTTATCACCTCGTTCGCGGTGTGTAACGCCATTGCCCTGCCGCTGACCGGCTGGTTTACCCGCCGGTTCGGGCAGCTAAAGCTGTTCGTGGGTTCTGTAGCGCTGTTCACCCTCACCTCGTTCCTGTGCGGCTTTGCCCACAGCATGACCGAGCTGATTATCTTCCGCGCGCTGCAGGGCTTTTTCGCCGGGCCAATGTTCCCGATGTGCCAGACGCTGTTGCTGATTATCTTCCCGTCCAGCAAGCGAAGTATGGCGCTGGCGCTGCTGTCGATGGTGACGGTTGTCGCGCCGATTGTCGGGCCGATCACCGGCGGCTGGATCACCGATAACTATTCCTGGCCGTGGATCTTCTACATCAACGTGCCGATCGGGATCTTTGCCGCCATCGTGGTCTGGACGCAGCTGCGCGAGCGTGAAGAAACGACCACCATAGCCCCTATCGATTACATCGGGATTGCGCTGTTGGTGCTGGGCGTGGGGCTGCTGCAGGTGGTGCTGGATAAAGGGAACGATCTCGACTGGTTCGCCTCGCCGGAGATAATCACCATGTCGGTTATCTCCGCGGTTTCGCTGGTGTCGTTTGTCATTTGGGAACTGGGCGAGCGCCACCCGATAGTCAACCTGCGGTTGTTCGCCGACCGTAACTTCGCCATCGGGACGCTGTCGTTGACGCTGGGCTATGCGGCATTCTTCGCCATTAACATCATTTTGCCGCAGTGGCTGCAAACCCAGATGGGCTACACCGCAATTTGGGCCGGGCTGGCGGCTGCCCCGATGGGCGTGCTGCCGCTCTTGCTGACGCCGATAGTCGGGCGCTACGCCAACAAGGTTGATATGCGCCTGCTGGCCACGCTGTCGTTCCTGACCATGGGCGCTTCGTGCCTGATGCGCGCGCAGTTTAATACCAACGTAGATTTCCGCACCATTGCTGAAGTGCAGCTGTTTATGGGGATTGGTGTAGCGTTCTTCTTCATGCCGATCACCACTATTGTGCTGTCGAACCTGCACGGCGTTGAAGTTGCGGAAGGTTCTGGCCTGGCCACCTTCTTCCGCGTGCTTGGCGGGTCGTTTGCCTCGTCGCTGACTACCTGGATTTGGTCGCGCCGCGAGGTTTATCACCACGCCAACCTGACGGAGAGCGTCTCAGCTTACAATCCGTCAGCGGTGGATTACCTGCACAAGATGGGCGGCGCCACGCAGCAGCACCTGGCCGTAGTGGATAAAACCATTGAGCAGCAGGCCTATATGATGTCGACCATCGACTACTTCTGGCTGCTGGGCTGGGGCTTTATGGCGCTGATTGTGGTGATTTGGTTTGCTCGTCCGCCGTTTGTGCGGGCTGGTGCACCCGGCGCCCCTTCCGCAGGGCACTGA
- a CDS encoding HlyD family efflux transporter periplasmic adaptor subunit, whose protein sequence is MQTSTEQVERAPSKRKRNFAIFLIILLLIGAGCVAWYMLYARYYETTDDAYVNGNQVTLTPQIGGTVTQVSVDEGDYVEKGQPLVQLDPSDTEIALQQAEANLANTVRQVRGLYSTADNYRAQVAAKQVALQTAQSDYARRQKIFATGAIAAEDLSHYRDAVTSAQSDLVAAQQALRTNLAMVDDTVIDSHPEIKSAVATLRQRFLDNARSTIVAPVSGFVAKRAVQLGMRVDSGTTLLAIVPLDQVWVDANFKESQMQDMRLGQKVTLTADLYGDDVEYHGTIESLGIGTGSAFSLLPAQNASGNWIKIVQRLPVRITLDPHDMQKHPLRVGLSMFARVDIRNADGHLLPQKTVAAPRFTTDVYQNALDEADKLVTKILHDNSQPVASANR, encoded by the coding sequence ATGCAAACCTCTACCGAGCAGGTTGAACGCGCGCCGAGTAAGCGCAAGCGTAACTTCGCCATTTTTCTCATTATCCTGCTGCTGATCGGCGCGGGCTGCGTGGCGTGGTACATGCTTTACGCGCGCTATTACGAAACCACCGACGACGCCTACGTCAACGGCAACCAGGTCACGCTGACGCCGCAAATCGGCGGCACGGTAACGCAGGTCAGCGTCGATGAAGGAGACTACGTCGAAAAAGGGCAGCCGCTGGTGCAGCTCGACCCGAGCGACACCGAAATCGCGCTCCAGCAGGCAGAAGCTAACCTGGCGAATACCGTGCGTCAGGTACGTGGGCTTTACAGCACCGCGGATAACTACCGGGCCCAGGTCGCCGCGAAGCAGGTGGCGCTACAAACGGCACAGAGCGACTACGCTCGTCGCCAGAAGATTTTTGCCACCGGGGCCATTGCCGCTGAAGACCTGTCCCATTACCGCGATGCCGTCACCAGCGCGCAAAGCGATTTAGTCGCCGCACAGCAGGCATTACGCACTAATTTAGCGATGGTGGATGACACAGTTATCGACAGCCATCCGGAAATTAAAAGCGCCGTAGCGACACTGCGCCAGCGCTTCCTCGATAACGCACGTAGCACCATCGTTGCGCCGGTGAGCGGCTTTGTCGCCAAACGCGCCGTTCAGCTGGGAATGCGTGTTGATTCCGGTACCACCCTGCTGGCGATTGTGCCGCTGGACCAGGTCTGGGTAGACGCCAACTTCAAAGAGAGCCAGATGCAGGACATGCGCCTGGGCCAGAAAGTGACGCTCACCGCCGATCTCTACGGGGATGACGTGGAGTATCACGGCACCATTGAAAGCCTTGGCATCGGTACAGGCAGCGCCTTCTCGCTGCTGCCGGCCCAGAACGCCAGCGGGAACTGGATAAAAATCGTTCAGCGCCTGCCGGTCCGCATTACGCTTGACCCGCACGACATGCAGAAACACCCGCTACGGGTTGGCCTGTCGATGTTTGCTCGCGTAGATATTCGCAATGCAGACGGCCACCTGCTGCCGCAAAAAACCGTCGCCGCGCCGCGCTTCACCACCGACGTTTACCAGAACGCGCTGGACGAAGCCGACAAACTGGTCACGAAAATCCTTCATGACAATAGCCAGCCGGTAGCGTCAGCCAACCGCTAA